One genomic segment of Podarcis raffonei isolate rPodRaf1 chromosome 7, rPodRaf1.pri, whole genome shotgun sequence includes these proteins:
- the TMEM65 gene encoding transmembrane protein 65 isoform X1, which yields MPSTWLSCRLALRLGSGWPGGSSPSALLSRLSLRAPQPRGLRCCCCRCLLPVPGQRRCLSTFRGRTVAPAAPASAGAPRSLGTHPKKEPIEALNTAQGARDFIYSLHSTERSCLLRELHRFESIAIAQASRFPKPLVPLEMPLKQIVPPEPTSTWEKLEVAPPSTGQLKHVFFHNAIPFVGFGFFDNAIMIAAGTQIELSIGIVLGISTMAAAALGNLVSDLAGLGLAGYIEAMASRLGLSIPDLTPKQADMWQTRLSAHVGKAIGVTIGCLLGMFPLFFLGDEEEKKLEEKN from the exons ATGCCGTCGACGTGGCTGAGCTGCCGCCTGGCGCTGCGCTTGGGCTCCGGGTGGCCCGGCGGCTCCTCGCCCTCCGCGCTGCTTTCCCGCCTCAGCCTCCGGGCTCCGCAGCCGAGgggcctccgctgctgctgctgccgttgcCTCCTGCCTGTGCCGGGCCAGCGCCGCTGCCTCAGCACCTTCCGAGGAAGGACTGTGGCTCCCGCTGCCCCGGCCTCGGCGGGCGCCCCGCGGTCTCTGGGCACGCACCCGAAGAAGGAGCCCATCGAGGCTCTCAACACGGCGCAAGGGGCGCGGGACTTCATCTACAGTCTCCACTCCACCGAGAGGAGCTGCCTGCTGAGGGAGCTGCACCGATTCGAGTCCATCGCCATCGCGCAAG CTTCCAGATTTCCTAAACCACTGGTACCACTTGAGATGCCATTGAAGCAAATAGTACCACCCGAACCAACTAGTACTTGGG AGAAGTTGGAAGTTGCGCCACCATCCACTGGACAACTGAAACATG TGTTCTTCCACAATGCAATACCTTTTGTAGGGTTTGGATTTTTTGATAATGCAATTATGATTGCTGCG GGCACACAAATAGAACTGTCCATAGGAATTGTCCTTGGAATTTCTACTATGGCAG CTGCTGCCTTGGGAAATCTTGTCTCGGACTTAGCTGGATTAGG ACTTGCAGGTTATATTGAAGCTATGGCCTCTAGGTTGGGCCTCTCCATTCCTGATCTAACGCCCAAACAAGCTGACATGTGGCAAACACGCCTCAGTGCGCACGTG GGTAAGGCTATTGGAGTGACCATTGGCTGCCTTTTAGGAATGTTTCCATTGTTCTTCTTgggagatgaagaagaaaaaaaactggaagaaaaaaattaa
- the TMEM65 gene encoding transmembrane protein 65 isoform X2, with protein MPSTWLSCRLALRLGSGWPGGSSPSALLSRLSLRAPQPRGLRCCCCRCLLPVPGQRRCLSTFRGRTVAPAAPASAGAPRSLGTHPKKEPIEALNTAQGARDFIYSLHSTERSCLLRELHRFESIAIAQEKLEVAPPSTGQLKHVFFHNAIPFVGFGFFDNAIMIAAGTQIELSIGIVLGISTMAAAALGNLVSDLAGLGLAGYIEAMASRLGLSIPDLTPKQADMWQTRLSAHVGKAIGVTIGCLLGMFPLFFLGDEEEKKLEEKN; from the exons ATGCCGTCGACGTGGCTGAGCTGCCGCCTGGCGCTGCGCTTGGGCTCCGGGTGGCCCGGCGGCTCCTCGCCCTCCGCGCTGCTTTCCCGCCTCAGCCTCCGGGCTCCGCAGCCGAGgggcctccgctgctgctgctgccgttgcCTCCTGCCTGTGCCGGGCCAGCGCCGCTGCCTCAGCACCTTCCGAGGAAGGACTGTGGCTCCCGCTGCCCCGGCCTCGGCGGGCGCCCCGCGGTCTCTGGGCACGCACCCGAAGAAGGAGCCCATCGAGGCTCTCAACACGGCGCAAGGGGCGCGGGACTTCATCTACAGTCTCCACTCCACCGAGAGGAGCTGCCTGCTGAGGGAGCTGCACCGATTCGAGTCCATCGCCATCGCGCAAG AGAAGTTGGAAGTTGCGCCACCATCCACTGGACAACTGAAACATG TGTTCTTCCACAATGCAATACCTTTTGTAGGGTTTGGATTTTTTGATAATGCAATTATGATTGCTGCG GGCACACAAATAGAACTGTCCATAGGAATTGTCCTTGGAATTTCTACTATGGCAG CTGCTGCCTTGGGAAATCTTGTCTCGGACTTAGCTGGATTAGG ACTTGCAGGTTATATTGAAGCTATGGCCTCTAGGTTGGGCCTCTCCATTCCTGATCTAACGCCCAAACAAGCTGACATGTGGCAAACACGCCTCAGTGCGCACGTG GGTAAGGCTATTGGAGTGACCATTGGCTGCCTTTTAGGAATGTTTCCATTGTTCTTCTTgggagatgaagaagaaaaaaaactggaagaaaaaaattaa